ATTGCGAAAGCTGGGCAGGACGACAACACCCTAGCCAAGCGCTAGCAGAATATCGTCGCAAGGTGAATCCTAACGTGAAGGCGGTGTATGCCACCCTAGTTCCCTACCAAATCTCCCTAGTTGATCCCCAAGATCCCCTCTCCTGGGATATGGCAGGCTTTGATCCCAGTGCCCCTCGTCTCATCCAGATGCTAGCAACAGGTGAATTGTAGATTGAGACCTAACCCCCAGTCCCTTTCCTGCTTAGCTTGCTTCACCGCAGGAGTGGGAAGGGGAGCTAAATTAAGTAACACCCTTCGAAACAATCTGATTTAATAGAGGCAGATCAAGTTAAGGGTGTTGAGAGTAGCTGCGATGCACATTCTTCATGGCACTTGGATTCCAGAAGAGACAGCGAGCTTCGTCCAAAGTGGCGGATTCTATCTGTGGATTGAAACCGCAGACACACTGCGACGGCGTAAAACAGTTCCACTGCTCCACTTAAATCATCTGTCGCAAGAGAAGCTGGCAACATTTCTCACCGAAGCCCTCGGCATCAAGCCTGCGGCCTATCAAAAACTCGAAACCGCGATCGCTCCGAAGTATTTCTTGCTGCCCACGGTGGGAGATCAACCTTGTCCCTCTCCAGAACTCGCTCGCTATCTGGAACTGGAGTCACCCGAACAATGGCAGTGGCAATACTGGCAAATAGATTGCTACCGTCCCACAGCCTATGTCAAAACTGGTACCCACACCCATGTATCCGTCACGAATGTAATTAAGCTGCTCAATGAGCTACATTTCATTGCTCTGCACAATTTAGCTGAGATTCAGTTGGGTGCGGATCTCCTGTTTTGGTATCACTACACCCAATTCTTTAAAGAAATTATCCTGCACGATCAATATATTCCAGCACTGAAGTATCGATCGCTCACTCCGACAGAGCCACCTACTAAAGGTAGACGCAAAACCACATCCAAAACTGCGGCTAAAACTACTAAAACCACTAAAACCACTAAGAGTAAGAGCCAAACTGTAACCAAAACAGCGTCAGAAGAATTTGAAATTTATCAAGGTTGGGAAATTCTCTCAGCTCGGTATGAAGCAGAATTAGAACGCTATGTAGAACTCATGCCTTTGGTTTGCGTCGCAGGTTGTTCAGAGCCACAGGAGACACCGCAGCTCTACGACAAGATGACTTTGCTGCGCCATTTTTCGGAGGTATTGCTTGCAGAAATTGTTACCCATACTCCTACTTCTACGGCCTTTGAGAAACAGATTAACGATACCTTGCTGTGGAGTTGCTTACATCCAGGGCATCCCTGGCAACATCCAGAAGGGCTGACCCAATATCAACAGTGGAAAACTTGGCGCGATCGCATTGGTCGCAGCCAAACTGATCTCCCCTTTTATTTATGTTTTCAGCTCCAGTCTCCTGCCAATCCAGAGGAGGCTTGGACGCTGGAGTTTCAAGTGGCTTCCCGCCAAGATCCCTCGGTGCAGATTCCCTTACAGGACTACTGGCGACTCCGCACCAATCGCCACAAAGCTTTGATCCAACAGTTTGGAGACAACTTCGAGCAACATTTGCTGATTCATCTCGGTTATGCTGCCCGGATCTACCCTCAGCTCTGGACTGGCCTAGAAACTGATCAGCCAGTTGGTATCTTTCTAACGATCGCGGAAGCTTCTGCCTTCTTGCAGGAATCGGCCTGGGTCTTGGAGGCAGCGGGGTACAAGGTTAGAGTGCCTGCCTGGTGGACTCCGCAAGGCTGGCGACGCACCAAGCTGCGGATGAAAGCGCGCGGTCGCACTCTTGGCGGAGACGACAAAAGTAAGAGCTACTTCTCCTTTGAAACCCTAGTAGATTATCGCTACGAGTTGTCGGTTGATGGCAAGCCTGTGAGCCAAGAGGAGTGGCAAGAGTTGGTCAATACCAAAACCTCCTTGGTGCAATTTCGCGGACAATGGATGCAACTCGACCAAGACAAGATGCAGCAAATGTTGGAGTTTTGGAAAAAACATCAGCACGAGCAGCCAGAGCTGAGTTTACTCGATTTTATGAAGCTGTCCGGAGGTGGTGAGGATGGCATTGAGTTAGAAGTCGATCATGACGAAACCCTAGGGGAGATGCTGAGCAGGCTGAATGAGAAAAGCCATCTAGAACTACTGCCTGACCCTAAAACGCTCCAGGGAACGCTACGCACCTATCAGAAACGCGGCTTAGCTTGGCTACATTACCTCGAAACGTTAGGACTCAATGGTTGCCTCGCGGATGATATGGGCATGGGCAAGTCGTTACAGGTGATTGCTCGCTTGGTGCAAGAGCGGGAACAAGCGCCCAAAAAGTCTAAAAAATCAGTAGGGATACCCCCCACTTTGCTCATTGCACCCACTTCGGTGGTAGGTAACTGGCAAAAGGAGATCGAGAAGTTCGCTCCACATCTTCGATCGCTGATTCATCATGGTAGCGATCGCCTTCAGAAAAAAGAGGAATTTCAAGCTGCGATCGCTAATTGTGATGTGGTCATCACTTCCTATACCCTGGTCCGCAAAGATACTGCTTTGCTCTCAGAAGTAGAGTGGCGACGGATTGTGATCGATGAAGCGCAAAATATCAAGAATCCCAAGGCGGCACAAACTAAAGCGATTTACAAACTGCCAGGGCAATATCGTCTCGCCCTCACAGGTACTCCGGTCGAGAACCGTTTGCTCGATCTGTGGTCGATTTTCAATTTTCTTAATCCTGGTTATTTAGGCAAAGAGTCCCAGTTCCGCCAATCCTTTGAAATTCCGATTCAGAAAAACAATGATGTGGTGCGCTCTGCCACGCTGAAAAAGCTGGTGGAACCCTTTATTCTCCGCCGTGTCAAAACTGATCCCTCAATTATTCAGGATCTCCCTGACAAACTAGAACAAAAACTCTACTGCAATCTCACGAAAGAGCAAGCCTCTCTCTACGAAGCTACTGTTAAAGATGTAGAGAGGCAACTGCAAGCAGCGGAAGGTATTCAGCGTAAGGGTTTGATTCTCGCCACCTTAATGAAACTGAAGCAAATCTGTAATCATCCTATGCAGTTTTTGCAGGATGGCAGCGACTTTACGCCAGAGCGATCGCACAAACTAGAGCGGCTGACAGAGATGACGCAAGAAGCGATCGCGGAAGGAGAGAGCCTTTTGGTGTTCACCCAGTTTGCAGAGATTGGCGAAGCCTTAGAGAAGTATCTCAAACACACTCTCCGCTGCAACACCTACTATCTCCACGGCGGCACCCCTCGGCCCAAACGAGAACAGATGATTGCCGAGTTCCAAGACCCCAATACTGAACCTTCTGTTTTTGTGTTGTCGCTGAAAGCAGGAGGCGTAGGTATTACCTTGACTAAAGCCAACCATGTGTTTCATTTCGATCGCTGGTGGAATCCGGCGGTAGAAGACCAAGCTACCGATCGCGCCTTCCGGATTGGACAGAAGAAGAATGTTTTTGTACATAAATTTGTAGCGATCGGCACTTTAGAAGAACGGATTGATCAGATGATTGAGGATAAAAAGAAACTGGTAGGTGCGATCGTCGGAGCCGATGAGTCCTGGCTGACCGAACTCGATAATGAAGCCTTTAAGCAACTCATTTCTTTGAATCGCAGCGCTGTTTTGGATTAGAGGTAGCCATGAAAAAATTCACAAAAACTTGGTGGGGCAATCGGTTTATTCAAGCTTTGGAAACATTTAGCGATCCGGCGCGCTTGAGTCGGGGACGTTCCTACGCCAACAGCAACCGTATTCGTCAGCTCGATATTATCGATTCCGTGATTCACGCGAAAGTTCGGGGCAACGTCAATCCTTATTTCGGCGTTTACAAAGAACCGACTTATACCATTGAGATTGTCATTCATCCGATTAGTCAAGCTCAATGGGCAGCGGCGATCGCTTACATTGCCTCAAAAGCCAGTTTCATCTCCAAACTGCTGCTGAATGAGATGCCAGATAATATCGAGGATGCCTTTCAGACCTTGGGTTTGCATCTCCTACCAAAATCAAAATTAGATTTTGAAACACACTGTTCCTGTCCAGATTGGGGTAATCCTTGCAAGCATGTAGCTGGGGTTTATTATCGTGTCGCTAAAGATCTCGATCGCGATCCCTTTCTCTTGTTTGAGTTACGAGGGCTACCCAGAAAACAACTCCATGCAGAGCTAGCCAAATCACCCCTAGGTCAAGCTCTGATTGCCGAACTGAACGCCGAAGCCAGTTCTCCTGACCCTGTTGCCTCCTACTACACTCGTCCTCAGCTCACGGTACTGCCACAGGAGATCAATCCTAAAACTTTTTGGCAGGGAGAGAAACCATTTCCCAAAATCGTTGAAGTGCTGCCACCGAGCGCCGTTTCTGGAATTTTGGTCAAAAAACAAGGAGACTTTCCTGCTTTCTGGCAAAAGGATAACTCGTTTATTGCGGCGATCGATGAATTGTACGATCGCATCAAAACAAAAAATCGAGACCTACTGTAATCTCAGAGCAATATTGTAGCCTCTGTACAGCCTGCGTTTGATTGCTGAGTAATGTTGCAGATAGCTGAGTTTGGTTGACAAAAATGGAGCGGCAGCTTTAGAGTAGCCCCAGAAATTGCCCCAATTTATGAAAGCAATTCCATCCCCTCTACTAACTGTTGCCACAACGGATCAAACCGAGTTTGCCTACCATCTCTTCGATGCTCTCTTTAAGGTAGGTGTAGCTTATATTCCTGTATCACCCTCATTTCAGGGCGATGATCTGTCTAGGAGCTTACGAGATTTCTTTAGGCTGAGCGAGCTACAGAAGCGATCGCTGGCTCAACAGTTATCATCTCCCTGGCAAGGTGTGTTTCTCCCTCTGGGACAAGAGCAACTTGGAGATGAACAGGAAGACTATAAAGAAGTGTTAGATCTCAATCTAGAAAAAGGTACTTATGCTCAATGGCTCCGGCGCTGGAGCAAGCAGTCATCTGAGGATGCGAGTGCCCTAGAAGAGATTCTCCCTCACCCGGAGGAACTGGCGAAGCTAACCGCTCAACTTTATGCAATCTTTCATGCCTTTCAAGAACAAGCAAATCGGGTCTTGGCAGCACTGGAGACGGTTTATCAGCAACCTTCAGGGAGTCTAGTAAAGCAGCATGGTCAGAATAGTACCCTACGGCTCTTACATTATCCTCCTGCTCCTCACTTTACCCTCGACTCGATTCGCCTAGGAGCCCATCAAGATTATTCGGGCATTACTCTCCTTTGGCAGGACTCCACAGGAGGTTTAGAAGTTCTCACTCCCAATTATAAATGGGT
This region of Trichocoleus desertorum NBK24 genomic DNA includes:
- a CDS encoding DEAD/DEAH box helicase, producing MHILHGTWIPEETASFVQSGGFYLWIETADTLRRRKTVPLLHLNHLSQEKLATFLTEALGIKPAAYQKLETAIAPKYFLLPTVGDQPCPSPELARYLELESPEQWQWQYWQIDCYRPTAYVKTGTHTHVSVTNVIKLLNELHFIALHNLAEIQLGADLLFWYHYTQFFKEIILHDQYIPALKYRSLTPTEPPTKGRRKTTSKTAAKTTKTTKTTKSKSQTVTKTASEEFEIYQGWEILSARYEAELERYVELMPLVCVAGCSEPQETPQLYDKMTLLRHFSEVLLAEIVTHTPTSTAFEKQINDTLLWSCLHPGHPWQHPEGLTQYQQWKTWRDRIGRSQTDLPFYLCFQLQSPANPEEAWTLEFQVASRQDPSVQIPLQDYWRLRTNRHKALIQQFGDNFEQHLLIHLGYAARIYPQLWTGLETDQPVGIFLTIAEASAFLQESAWVLEAAGYKVRVPAWWTPQGWRRTKLRMKARGRTLGGDDKSKSYFSFETLVDYRYELSVDGKPVSQEEWQELVNTKTSLVQFRGQWMQLDQDKMQQMLEFWKKHQHEQPELSLLDFMKLSGGGEDGIELEVDHDETLGEMLSRLNEKSHLELLPDPKTLQGTLRTYQKRGLAWLHYLETLGLNGCLADDMGMGKSLQVIARLVQEREQAPKKSKKSVGIPPTLLIAPTSVVGNWQKEIEKFAPHLRSLIHHGSDRLQKKEEFQAAIANCDVVITSYTLVRKDTALLSEVEWRRIVIDEAQNIKNPKAAQTKAIYKLPGQYRLALTGTPVENRLLDLWSIFNFLNPGYLGKESQFRQSFEIPIQKNNDVVRSATLKKLVEPFILRRVKTDPSIIQDLPDKLEQKLYCNLTKEQASLYEATVKDVERQLQAAEGIQRKGLILATLMKLKQICNHPMQFLQDGSDFTPERSHKLERLTEMTQEAIAEGESLLVFTQFAEIGEALEKYLKHTLRCNTYYLHGGTPRPKREQMIAEFQDPNTEPSVFVLSLKAGGVGITLTKANHVFHFDRWWNPAVEDQATDRAFRIGQKKNVFVHKFVAIGTLEERIDQMIEDKKKLVGAIVGADESWLTELDNEAFKQLISLNRSAVLD
- a CDS encoding SWIM zinc finger family protein, which translates into the protein MKKFTKTWWGNRFIQALETFSDPARLSRGRSYANSNRIRQLDIIDSVIHAKVRGNVNPYFGVYKEPTYTIEIVIHPISQAQWAAAIAYIASKASFISKLLLNEMPDNIEDAFQTLGLHLLPKSKLDFETHCSCPDWGNPCKHVAGVYYRVAKDLDRDPFLLFELRGLPRKQLHAELAKSPLGQALIAELNAEASSPDPVASYYTRPQLTVLPQEINPKTFWQGEKPFPKIVEVLPPSAVSGILVKKQGDFPAFWQKDNSFIAAIDELYDRIKTKNRDLL
- a CDS encoding 2OG-Fe(II) oxygenase family protein, with translation MKAIPSPLLTVATTDQTEFAYHLFDALFKVGVAYIPVSPSFQGDDLSRSLRDFFRLSELQKRSLAQQLSSPWQGVFLPLGQEQLGDEQEDYKEVLDLNLEKGTYAQWLRRWSKQSSEDASALEEILPHPEELAKLTAQLYAIFHAFQEQANRVLAALETVYQQPSGSLVKQHGQNSTLRLLHYPPAPHFTLDSIRLGAHQDYSGITLLWQDSTGGLEVLTPNYKWVAVDIPPGCIGVLASEVMQRWSGDTLHAAPHRVRVTDAQQLQKTRYSIAFFCETNHDCVVYPGSLLQEANAADNPIVIKEFLDQKYNQIFNRS